From the Armatimonadota bacterium genome, the window CCGACTCCGGGTGAAACTGCACCCCCTCCACGGGATAGTTCCGGTGCCGCAGGCCCATCACCGTACCGTCCTCCAGGGAGGCGCTAACCTCCAGGACCTCGGGGAGGGAGGCGCGCTCCACGATCAGGGAGTGGTATCGCGTGGCCTGGAAGGGGCTGGGGATGTCCTGAAAGATGGTGCGGCCGTCGTGGAAGATAGAGGACACCTTGCCGTGCACCGGCGCCGCGCCGCGGCACACCACCCCACCATAGGCTGCACCGATGCACTGGTGTCCCAGGCAGACGCCGAGGATGGGCACCCGCGGACCGAGACGGCGGATGATCTCCAGGCCCACTCCCGCCTGCGCAGGCGTCCCCGGCCCCGGGGAGATGACCACTGCCGCGGGAGCCAGCGCCTCCAGCGTGCCGACATCCACCGCGTCGTTGCGGAACACCAGCACGTCGAATCCCGGGCGTCCCCGGTCATCCCCGGCCTCCTCGGCCAGGGCACCCAGGTACTGCACCAGGTTGTAGGTGAAGGAGTCGTAGTTGTCGATCACCACCACGCTGGCCATCATGTCGCCCCTCCGCCTTCCCGGTACCGCCGCCCCGCCAACTCCAGCGCCCGCAGCAGCGCCTTGGCCTTGTTCACCGTCTCTACGTACTCGCGCTCCGGAACCGAGTCGGCCACGATCCCGGCGCCCGCCTGGAGGTAGGCACGGCCCCCGGCAAGGACGATGGTGCGGATGGTGATGCAGGTGTCCATGGTCCCGGAGAAGCCCATGTAGCCCACCGCTCCGGCATAGGGCCCCCGTGCCACCGGCTCCAGCTCGTCG encodes:
- a CDS encoding aminodeoxychorismate/anthranilate synthase component II, with amino-acid sequence MMASVVVIDNYDSFTYNLVQYLGALAEEAGDDRGRPGFDVLVFRNDAVDVGTLEALAPAAVVISPGPGTPAQAGVGLEIIRRLGPRVPILGVCLGHQCIGAAYGGVVCRGAAPVHGKVSSIFHDGRTIFQDIPSPFQATRYHSLIVERASLPEVLEVSASLEDGTVMGLRHRNYPVEGVQFHPESVLTPHGRQLLANFLRLAGLGGGARDAPVARRSVAPGAGGG
- a CDS encoding anthranilate synthase component I family protein — its product is ERAEHVMLVDLGRNDLGRVCRYGSVQVDTLMAVERFSHVMHLVSDVRGRLRPGCDAVDVLRACFPAGTVTGAPKVRAMEIIDELEPVARGPYAGAVGYMGFSGTMDTCITIRTIVLAGGRAYLQAGAGIVADSVPEREYVETVNKAKALLRALELAGRRYREGGGAT